The following proteins are encoded in a genomic region of Synechococcus sp. CBW1002:
- the urtD gene encoding urea ABC transporter ATP-binding protein UrtD, giving the protein MSSAASAPVLDSATPLLELRQVSVSFDGFWALNDLNLSLAPGDLRAVIGPNGAGKTTFLDVITGKVRPTKGDVFFRGRSLVGLPEHRIARLGIGRKFQTPRVYQNLTPRRNLELAVSRRASPFDLLFGRLDATARDRVQELLEVVGLHPYAHQKAGGLSHGQKQWLEIAMLVAQDPQVLLVDEPVAGLTDEETELTAALLRQLAGAHTVLVIEHDMEFIRDLQAPVTVLHEGHVLCEGSMDEVQSDPRVIEVYLGSDTEAA; this is encoded by the coding sequence ATGAGTTCCGCCGCTTCCGCTCCTGTTTTGGATTCAGCCACGCCTCTGCTGGAACTGCGCCAGGTGAGCGTCAGTTTTGACGGCTTCTGGGCCCTCAATGATCTCAATCTGTCACTGGCTCCTGGTGATCTGCGGGCCGTGATCGGCCCCAACGGTGCCGGAAAGACCACCTTTCTCGATGTGATCACCGGCAAGGTGCGTCCCACCAAGGGGGATGTGTTCTTCCGTGGCCGTTCGCTGGTCGGGCTGCCGGAACATCGCATCGCCCGGCTCGGCATCGGCCGCAAGTTCCAGACGCCACGGGTGTATCAGAACCTCACGCCCCGTCGCAATCTCGAGCTCGCGGTCAGCCGCCGCGCCTCACCTTTTGATCTGTTATTCGGGCGGCTCGACGCCACCGCCCGTGATCGGGTGCAGGAGCTGCTCGAGGTGGTGGGCCTGCATCCCTACGCCCATCAGAAGGCCGGGGGCTTGTCCCACGGTCAGAAGCAGTGGCTCGAGATCGCCATGCTTGTGGCCCAGGATCCCCAGGTCTTGCTGGTGGATGAGCCGGTGGCCGGCCTCACCGATGAGGAAACCGAGCTCACCGCCGCACTCCTGCGCCAGCTGGCCGGTGCCCACACCGTGCTGGTGATCGAGCATGACATGGAGTTCATCCGCGATCTGCAGGCCCCCGTCACGGTGCTGCATGAAGGTCATGTGCTCTGTGAGGGATCGATGGATGAGGTGCAGAGCGATCCCCGTGTGATCGAGGTGTACCTCGGTAGCGACACCGAAGCCGCCTGA
- the urtC gene encoding urea ABC transporter permease subunit UrtC, producing the protein MASPSTSALTSAGGGSPSGFVRRWLPWILLIAAALILPSVLPPFRLNLLGRFLSLGIVALGIDLIWGFTGMLSLGQGIFFALGGYALGMHLQLTSLQPGQLPEFFGLYGVKELPAFWQPFNSAVFTFFCLWILPALVAGVLGFLVFRNRIKGVYFSILTQAALLVFFNFFNGQQKLINGTNGLKTDTARIFGALVGSDAMQRNLFWVTLLLVVLSWFLCRWLTRGRFGDALIAIRDDEPRLRFTGYNPTAYKTLVFAIAGAMAGVSGALYTVQSGIISPQYMAVPFSIEMVIWVAVGGRGTLIGAVLGAVLINYAKSLISEQLPETWLFIQGGLFLLVVTALPDGLVGWWTQGGPARILAMLGIAPLAPTYPEIDFDPAVQAEAEAVQSDPTPGGSP; encoded by the coding sequence ATGGCAAGTCCTTCCACCTCAGCCTTGACATCTGCCGGCGGCGGCAGCCCCTCAGGTTTCGTGCGCCGCTGGCTGCCCTGGATCCTTCTGATTGCGGCGGCCCTGATTCTGCCTTCGGTGCTTCCGCCCTTCCGGCTCAACCTTTTAGGCCGCTTCCTCTCCCTGGGCATCGTGGCCCTCGGCATCGATCTGATCTGGGGCTTCACCGGTATGCTCAGCCTTGGGCAGGGCATCTTCTTTGCTCTGGGCGGTTATGCCCTGGGTATGCATCTGCAGCTCACATCGCTGCAGCCCGGCCAGCTGCCTGAATTCTTCGGGCTCTACGGCGTCAAGGAGTTGCCGGCGTTCTGGCAGCCCTTCAATTCAGCCGTCTTCACCTTTTTCTGCCTCTGGATCCTGCCGGCCCTGGTGGCGGGAGTGCTCGGTTTTCTGGTGTTCCGCAACCGGATCAAGGGGGTCTACTTCTCGATCCTCACCCAGGCGGCCCTGCTGGTTTTCTTCAACTTCTTCAACGGTCAGCAGAAGTTGATCAACGGCACCAATGGACTCAAAACCGATACCGCGCGCATCTTCGGGGCCCTGGTGGGCAGTGATGCGATGCAGCGCAATCTGTTCTGGGTCACGTTGCTGCTGGTGGTGCTCAGTTGGTTCCTCTGCCGCTGGCTCACCCGCGGCCGTTTCGGTGACGCCCTGATCGCCATCCGCGACGATGAACCGCGCTTGCGCTTCACCGGCTACAACCCCACGGCCTATAAAACCCTGGTGTTCGCCATCGCCGGTGCGATGGCCGGAGTCAGCGGTGCTTTGTACACGGTGCAGTCTGGAATCATCAGCCCTCAGTACATGGCGGTGCCCTTCTCGATCGAGATGGTGATCTGGGTGGCGGTAGGTGGCCGCGGCACCTTGATCGGTGCGGTGCTCGGTGCGGTGCTGATCAACTATGCCAAGAGCCTGATCAGTGAGCAGTTGCCTGAAACCTGGCTCTTCATCCAGGGTGGTCTGTTTCTGCTCGTGGTCACAGCCCTGCCCGATGGTCTGGTGGGGTGGTGGACCCAGGGAGGCCCAGCCAGGATCCTGGCCATGCTGGGAATTGCCCCCCTGGCCCCCACCTATCCCGAGATCGATTTCGATCCTGCTGTTCAGGCTGAAGCCGAGGCTGTCCAATCCGATCCAACCCCCGGAGGTTCCCCATGA